The Brassica napus cultivar Da-Ae chromosome C7, Da-Ae, whole genome shotgun sequence genome has a segment encoding these proteins:
- the LOC125590513 gene encoding uncharacterized protein LOC125590513, with amino-acid sequence MCIDYRKLNSATRKDHFPLPFIDQMLERLANHPYYCFLDGYSGFFQIPIHPEDQEKTTFTCPYGTFAYRRMPFGLCNAPATFQRCMMSIFTDLIEDIMEVFMDDFSVYGSSFTDCLANLCKVLERCEEKNLVLNWEKCHFMVKDGIVLGFYRRFIKDFSMIARPLTRLLCKEAKFVFDADCLAAFQILKKSLVSAPIVQPPDWDLPFEIMCDASDYAIGAVLGQRKDKKLHVIYYASRTLDDAQIKYATTEKELLAVVYAFEKFRSYLVGSKVIVHTDHAALKYLMTKKDAKPRLLRWILLLQEFDIEIRDKRGAENGVADHLSRMRVEAETPLDDTLPEENVYVITLLEDEYLDQADCCVMRQIQDDLPWFADFANYLCAGIEPPNLKGYERKKVWGIDFMGPFPSSYGNEYILVAVDYVSKWVEAVASKTNDSSVVKKMFKTVIFPRFGIPRVVISDGGSHFINKTFDKLLKKHGVKHKVATPYHPQTSGQVEISNREIKGILEKAVGKTRKDWAVKLDDALWAYRTAYKTPLGTTPFNLVYGKSCHLPVELEYSGFWATKLMNFDIKTAAERRMVQLNELDEIRLNAYENTKIYKERTKAWHDRKIIPRDFAAGDKVLLFNSRLKLFPGKLKSRWSGPFTITEVRPYGAVVLEENGRKFTVNGQRLKPYFTDAKPEEGTNIPLSEPDLA; translated from the exons atgtgcattgactacaggaagctaaactcagccacaaggaaggaccacttcccacttcctttcattgaccagatgctggaaagactagccaaccacccctactactgttttctcgatggctactccgggttctttcagatacccattcatccagaggaccaagagaagacaacattcacctgtccatacggtacttttgcctacaggagaatgcccttcggattgtgcaatgctcctgccactttccagagatgcatgatgtcgatctttactgatcttattgaggacattatggaggtttttatggacgatttctcagtctacggttcttcatttaccgactgccttgctaatctgtgcaaggtgctggaaagatgtgaggagaagaacttggtgctaaattgggagaagtgccatttcatggtgaaagatggcattgttttg ggtttctacaggaggtttatcaaagacttctctatgatagcgaggccactcacccgtctgctgtgcaaagaagcgaagtttgtttttgatgctgactgcctcgctgcgtttcagattctcaagaagtctctagtcagtgctcccattgtgcagccaccagattgggacttgccatttgaaataatgtgtgacgcaagtgattacgcgattggagctgttttggggcagagaaaagacaagaaactccatgtgatctattatgccagccgaacgcttgatgatgctcaaatcaagtatgctaccactgagaaggagttgctggcagtagtttatgctttcgagaagttcaggtcctatttggtgggctcgaaagtaattgtgcacacagatcatgcagccttgaagtacctgatgacgaaaaaagatgctaaaccgagactcttaaggtggatcttactgctacaggagtttgatattgagatcagagacaagagaggagcagaaaatggagtggcagatcatctttcccgaatgagagtggaagctgaaacaccactggatgatacattacccgaggagaatgtctatgtgatcaccttgctggaggatgagtatttggatcaggctgattgctgtgtcatgagacaaattcaggatgatctcccatggtttgcagactttgcaaactacctatgtgctggaattgaaccaccgaacctgaaggggtatgagaggaagaag gtatggggaattgattttatgggccctttcccatcttcttatggaaatgagtacatcctggttgcggttgattatgtctccaagtgggtggaagcagtagccagcaagacaaatgactctagtgttgtcaagaaaatgttcaagacagtcatttttccaagattcgggatcccgagagtggttattagtgatggaggctctcacttcatcaacaagacgttcgataaactgctgaagaaacatggagtaaagcataaggtagctacaccttatcatcctcagacaagtgggcaggttgaaatatcgaaccgagaaatcaaggggattttggagaaggctgtaggcaaaacaaggaaagactgggctgtgaagcttgatgacgccttatgggcgtatagaaccgcctacaagactcccttgggcaccactccttttaatctggtctatggaaagtcttgtcacctacctgtggaattggagtacagtggtttttgggcaacgaagttgatgaacttcgacattaaaaccgctgcagaaaggaggatggttcagttgaacgagctggacgagattcggttgaacgcctatgagaacaccaaaatctacaaggaaagaactaaggcgtggcatgacagaaagataatcccgagagacttcgctgctggagacaaagtccttctgttcaactctagactcaagctatttcctggaaagcttaagtctcgttggtccggacCTTTCACCATCACAGAGGTTAGACCTTATGGAGCTGTTGTCTTGGAAGAGAATGGGAGGAagttcacagtcaatgggcagAGGCTAAAACCTTACTTCACAGATGCAAAACCCGAAGAAGGAACCAACATTCCTTTATCGGAGCCCGATCTCGCCTAA